GAAGTGCAGTTCGGCCTCGTGCCCCCGGAACCGACCGATTCGCGCAACACCATCTTTGAAATCCGCGCCGGCGCGGGCGGGCAGGAATCCGCGCTGTTCGCCGCGGATCTGTTCCGCATGTATTCGCGTTATGCGGAAGAACGCGGGTGGCGGATTGAAACGCTCGACTCCAGCCCGTCGGATTTGGGCGGCTTCAAGGAAATCATCTTCGAAATCTTCGGGCAGGACGTTTACAAGCGGCTGAAATACGAGAGCGGCGTTCACCGCGTGCAGCGCGTGCCCGCAACCGAGGCGCAAGGCCGGATTCACACCAGCACGGTGACCGTCGCCGTGCTGCCAGAGGCCGAGGAAGTGGACCTCGAGATCAAGCCCGACGAGATCGAGATCAACGTCTGCCGCGCCTCGGGCAAGGGCGGCCAGGGCGTGAACACCACCGACTCGGCGGTGCAAATCATCCACAAGCCCACCGGGCTCATTGTGCGTTGCTCGGACGAACGCTCACAGCAGAAGAACAAGGCCAAGGCCATGACGGTGCTCCGTTCCCGCCTGCTCGAACGGAAGATTGCGGATGAAAAGGCGAAATACGACAGCCAGCGCGCGCAGCAGGTGGG
Above is a window of Verrucomicrobiia bacterium DNA encoding:
- the prfA gene encoding peptide chain release factor 1; this translates as MDLRPHVENLKRRYAETEALLSDPRVFDNPQRAQELSREYARLKDIVAAGDAWLKASADLAENRALAAAEPAGSELAELAREDVARLEAEEARLAREVQFGLVPPEPTDSRNTIFEIRAGAGGQESALFAADLFRMYSRYAEERGWRIETLDSSPSDLGGFKEIIFEIFGQDVYKRLKYESGVHRVQRVPATEAQGRIHTSTVTVAVLPEAEEVDLEIKPDEIEINVCRASGKGGQGVNTTDSAVQIIHKPTGLIVRCSDERSQQKNKAKAMTVLRSRLLERKIADEKAKYDSQRAQQVGTGERSEKIRTYNFPQNRVTDHRIELTLYNLPAIIEGNLDPVIDPLMAHDLNEKLTALKV